The genomic segment CATCTGCGCGTGGGATTGAGTGCACAGGCTAGACCGGCCGACCTATATTACCAGCACCGCTACTACTGACATGGACACTGATCGCCTGACTAGCCTGTAAtccccactcacacacagcaaaaCCCCTTTAACAAACAGTGCTAATTTTGACACTGGAAGAAATACTACTGGCAGGCTTCAGGTCACACTAATAATACCACGTGTACGAGTATCAGGACCATCTGGAGGACAGTTCCTTAACCGATCATTAAACTCTGACCTTAACGATAACCTACTTCTAATTCTAATCTCACAGGTAGTCTATGTATACACGCGTAAGATGCATACAGAACAATATACTGTCAAATAACTCAATTTTTTCTATACTTAAATTCCCCTTCACTCTTGGAGATTtcagtattatcattattatcattagcgGTACTAACACTATAGGTGACATTTACTCTATGGAGAGATTACGTTATAATACAGTCTCACTTTAACAGTATTCTCAACGTGTTAGGTAAGTTGTCATCCAGTTTGATTATTTGTCATTACGCAAGCACTTTTATGAAACAATGACTGGTTAAACTTCAAAGTTCTGGTGATCAACCGTTTGCCTCAACAGTTATCAAACCGACCCTGCCCTCTGGCAGTTTCACAGTCTGAGATGTCTGAGATGTCGCCTTGTCTGACACCAAAAAAAGTGATCCGAGGGTTAGAGATGGACTTCCTGAGCTGTCTAGTGGGCCGAGGGGCAACAGGGTGGAGTGAGTGAGTGGTAAGATGTTGGTTTACCCCCCAGTACCGACAGCTCTCTATGTTCCAACTCTGTGCCAGCAGTCTCTTAAGAGTGTTTGTGTTGCACCCAAGGACTTGCCAAAAATGCCCATGTGCAAAATCATTCAATCCCCCGGCCTCTCCAGGGGTGCTGCCCTCAAAGCTTTCATTATGCTCAAGCGGATGCCTATGTGCCATAACCTTTAGTATAGCTTTTCCAAAAATAAGTGCATTAAAATTCGATTtgatcaaaaaaggaaaaatctaaCAGGTAACTCGGGAGGTAATAGGTAATAGCAGCAGCTATTTGCAGGTCGTGtcattgctgttttttcttgtgtaaGTAAATGAACTGGAAAAGGAAGTGAATGCCCGTAAGCGTCCACAGCTACGGGCTAATTATTGCACCATGTAACTTTTAAACAGCTGCCCCAGGTCAGTTTTGCAACCGAACCAGCAACTCCTTAGTCGTTGACTTCACCGAAAATGTTGCTTAAAAGACGTTACGTCACTTAAAGACCTCGCGAGGGGAACTGAAAACTCCCTTAAATCTCTCTTCATACAGGCTGATCAGGGGCTTGTGGGACTGCCGTAAAATACACCCACAACTGTGCGAGCGGCACCCATCTCTTCATAATGGCGTCCCCTCTGTAACAGCAGGGGGTGAAATAGACAGGCTAGTGATACGAGCACAGAATGAGACTGTCCCACCCCACGAAAGTTCCTTTgagaagggtttttttgttttgtttgttttttccggTTACATATGAGTTGATTCGTAAATGATGCTACATCCGCCCCCCTTGTAGGTGATGGGGAGCCCCAGTCCAGAGTAAGGAGAGGGGAAACCTGCGCTAAAATAGTCCTTATTCCAAGTTAATAACTTGGAGTAACCTCTAGGACGCTAATACCAGTATAATTCACTATTCGGTGGGCGACCGTCCGGCTCTGACGGTCCGCCACCTGGGCTCCCCGCGCCCGACCCCGCACGCAGGTCAGACGGGCTCCTGCCTCCTGTCCCCGTCGCTGAAACTGTTACatggcagattttgttttgtaagagTTTTTCGAAACTCGCCCAATGAGAACAGCTGGCGGGGATCACGTGACACAActtttacataacattttttttttttttccccctccgcTGCTCCATTGAGAATAATACCAGTGCTTCCTTGACCAGAGCATGAAGGCGCAGTGCAGTCGGTACTTCGGGGCAGcggacacagacatgaatggcAGTGGGGCCATTGGCCAGGTATGCTCCTCACGGCTGAGCGGGTAGACTTCAGACAACCTGCTGGGTATGGGGACAGAGGGCGAGAGTATGCTGCAGCTCGCGGCGGAGGCTTTCCAGTCGAAAAACTTCGACCTGGCGGCGGATATCTACGAGTGCCAGCTAGCGGGTCTCGGGGATCCAGAGAGCCGACAGGAGCTGATGGTGAAGCGGGCGGACGCGCTCGCATTCGGCGGCAAATTCGCCGAAGCTTTCGACGTGTACCGGCAAGCCTCGGAGGTAGGGAGACTGAGACCCGTTCACCTGGCCAACCTCATCGAGTACCTGTCGGGTAGTATCAGGAGGCAGGACGGGGCTGACAGCCAGGGCAGCAGCCcgaggacaggaggagagacagaggggggagcggcggcggcggctgcgGGACACGGTGTTGATGCTGCGGGTCGCGGGTACGCAGACTTCTCCTGCCGGATATGCCTCAGCTTTCTGTTCGAGCCCGTGACTCTGCCGTGCGGACACTGCTTCTGTAAAAAGTGTCTGGAGCGCGAGCGCAAGGAGAAGGGGCGACCGGTCATGTGCAAGGAGTGCAGGGCCAGCTCCAGAGTGGCTGACGTCCAGAGCTACAGGGTCAACGTGGTCCTCAGCAGCCTGCTGGCCAAGTGGTTCCCGAGCCTGCACCAGGCCGGCCGGCTGAGGCGGGAGGGCAACGGACTGTACGCCGAGAAGAGGATGGAAGCTGCGCTGGAGAAATACAACCAAGCCATACTGATAGGTAGGACAGCGAAGCGCCTACTGCTATTAAATGACAAACTTCAGTCATTTTATAGTGACTCAACAGAACAGGGTTTTATTACGAAAGCTGCAGTAGAAAAGTGTGTGACGGGGCTGCTATTCATGTTTATGCTACTTTAACTCCCATGCGTTCTGTCCTTGCTCTTCGGTGTGATGAGGTTTTTGCGCTGCGTTATAACACGTGAGGTGGCTTGCCGTGAAACAGCGAGGCGACAATAGCGAACGGGTCTTGGACACGACTCTTGAGTTTCAGCGGTGTTCCCCATGTGCCGCGGCGGCGGCTGGCTGCCCCTTCCGCTGGCGTCTGAAAGCCAGCCGTAGCGCCATGTGTTGGATAACAGGGTTATGTAGGGCTGGGCTAGTGGACCAAACATTGCGTAAGCAcgtaacacccccccccccacaagcTCCCTCAGCTCCCTCAGCTCCCTCGTTGTGTAACGTCAGACCACGATCGAGGCGAATGTGGGTCAAGGGTATTACTGCAGGTCAACACAAGACGTGCCGGAGGTTTTATATAGGCAGGGGTTTGCGTGGCGATGGCACGGGTGAACGGGGACCCCCGGACCGGGGTTGTCAGTGGGGGAAAGGCCCCCCGCTGTGCACAAACGCAAACTCTAACCACATTCTCTGTAACCGAGTTTAGTTGAACGACCGGTGTGTATGAGACTCCGCGGTACTGTCGGCGGACTGTTGAGTCGGAGGGTCTCCTGCAGCCCAGGACGAAGTCTTTTACCACTGGGATATTTGACTTTACTGTGCTGCTCCGGGCTGTGTAAGCCTACAGTTACTCGTTTCACTGGCGGTCGATTCATCTGAGAAGTGTACCTCGGTTTCCCCTGGGGGTTCAATTAACAGACAATAGGAGCAACAGTTTGAATTGCacagtgtgtgggggggggaatCAACCACACCGACATCTCTGCACAAGGGAGACCTCCAGTAGAGCATTTATCgctcagctgctgcagtgggGCCGCTCAGGGTGCCGTGGTAGCTCACACAGTGATAGATAAGGATGGAGTGTGTACCAGGGTGCTATTTAAAGTGATTTTGCATGTTAAGCAAAGGTGTTTTGATAGATACTGATTGACAAAGAATGACATAACGGTCTAATTTTGGAAGGACTGGCTTCAAACTGCACTGACCGTAGCCTATGTTGATCTTTGGTctttggggggagggggcacTGAAGGCCACATCAACTGTATCCCTCTGACTCATTTTTGGTTATTAAGTAAAGACACAAATTCCTACTTGCATAACTGAAGCATTTATGCAAATCAGTCCGTGAGCTGAATCTCAGCAAAGTAAAAAATGGGCAGCACTTGTGCTTGCAGAATCTGTTCTATACGTTCCCCtaatcataaatatattttatagaaataaatatttgatgcCCCTTCAGAAGGTCCGGTCACCCGCTCAGTGTCTGAACTaggcagcgtgtgtgtgtgtatatatgtgtgtgtgtgtgtgtgtgctatgcATTTATTgcattacttaaaaaaaatctttgctcACCCTCATGTGTGGGGATTCTGCTTACAAGCGGGGGAAAAAATGGTCCCCACAGGGTCAACATCTTATTTTAGATTGAAGACTTAATGTTAGAGTTGGATCTAGGTTAAGATTGGGCTGAAGGGTGTGTTTAGGCATGTAGCAGTTATAGTCAAGGGATGAGATGAGCCTCCAGGAAATTTATGTAAATCATTACAACGTCCTCCGACTTATAATTAGcacagatctgtgtgtgtgtctgtgcgtgcatgtgcgggcgtgcgtgtgtgtttgtgtgcttaaCACAGGCATGTGTAACAAAGATGTTTTGTTGCAAATAAGCACTGTGCTAAACAATGGTTCTCCTGTCCTACTTTGATTACTATTCTACCACATACTGGCTGCGGATTAACATTACAACCTACATTTTACTTACTGTCTTTTACAATGTCATGTAAAATAATCCCTTTTGCTTGTGGCATCTCctgtatttccatttctgcTTTTCACCAAATCCTTGAATGATTTAGTACCTGTGTCTGGTCAGAAGCCTTTAAAATATCCCCCTCTGATTTCCATAGGCCTAACTGCGACATTTGCGTAAGTTTTTGTAGTTATGAAACCTGGAATCTGGGTGACCTTGATAGTGCTGCATGGTTTTGTAAGGCagcattttttcttcatgacACATTTTGTAATGAGGAATCTGATCCAATTTAAAAATTCCTTTTGTCATATAACTTGAAACCTGTAAAGTCAGATTTTTCtgacacaatttaaaaaaacaaaacaaaaaaaaaaaaaaaaacagaggtggccatggatttcttttttaaatattctgcaGTAGGTTGTGAGACAGTTGCTTTAGTATAGGGGTCATTAATCTTACTGCTTATGTAAAGGTTGTAAGCTGAACAGTTTGTCCAATAATTGATCAGCTGATTGACAGAGAACTATTTTATAACAGTTCTGATATAGAtgaattgtttaagtcatttattgagcaaaaatcccaaacattcTCAGGTTTCCTCTGGTTTTCTCTATTTAATGTCTTATTTGTAAAAACCCAAAGAAGTCGGTTTGTTAAGTCATGATGGTTTTTTCAATCTTGAAAATTTTCTAAGAGTACGTCCAGTGAAGAAATCACCAGTTTTCAGCccgttttttaaatgtagtatcCATCTTGTAGGACATGAAATCCAGATCATACGCTAAGATTCTTATCATTTTATAAGGTTCTTTGGACTGGTTTTCTGAGACCACATGAAACCAGGTTCTGAGTGACGTCTCTATCTATGGGTTAGCCTCCTTTATTAGACATTGTTAGACACTGTTGTCTATTATAGTTTGCAGTGAAATATCACTATATGTTTGGCTTTCGTGGTCTTTCCACTTAGCTGTGGAGGAGGGATTACACATGTTTACTCAAAGTCTTTAAAACAAGTAATTTTAAGCACACCACCTCGGGCTGacatttttcccattttctgatgttttatacaAAAACTAATGATTAAAGGATctatcaaaaaaatattagttgatcatgaaaaacaaaaacgcacCAACCAACCTActacctacctacctaactGTCTCACtaaccctcctctcctcctcagcacCCATGGACCATATACTGTTCAGCAATCGCTCCCAGATCCACTCCAGTCTGAAACACTATGAAAAGGCTCTGAGAGACGCAGAGATGGCCTGCAGACTCGAGCCCCACTGGTCCAAGGTATGGCTACATACGAGATGctgcttcattttttcagcATAATAAACAGATATGTGACAAGCAACTAAtgtaagtaaaatgtaaaaatcaaccATCTTGTCAGAAAGGCAATGCATCTTCCCCCTGCCTACAGGGTCATGTTCGTAAGGCCCAGGCCCTGGTGTCGTTGGGCCGGACGGAGGAAGCTCTGAAAGAGTACCTGGTCTGTCTGTCCATGGAGCGTGACTGCAGACTGGCCAAGACTGAGACTCACAAGGTAAATCCGACATGACTAGTACTGGGCAGCCAGAGATTCACATGTATTTCTAATAAATTCCTTCCCGCTTTAAAAGACCTCTATTGTTTTTTACCAGTTTTACTGCATTTCGGTCTGCAAACAGAGTCGGCCTTGTTATAAGATGATGCACATCTGTATACATTGATATATGTTGAAATAGTGGCAGCCTGCACACTGGTCAGACATTACCCTTTGCACTTCATAAAAAGAGCAATACTAGAGAGAAAgttcttcactgttttattaGTGGAAGTGTCGTTAAATATATACAAAGGGGAAAAGATAATTAGATTGGCTGACAACttattttataataaatgtTGCGCTCCAATGAGTCCCACAGTCTCTACTATAAAGtaatttgttgtttctttctgttttgtgcaaaaaatgTGACACGGTACACTGCACCAatctaaaaaaacacagaataataaCATCATTGTTTGGTGTCTCTTCTCAGCTCCTCAGTCATCTCCTGGCTCCAGTCACAGATCAGGTCCCTGAACACATCTCAGACCACTCCAGCATACTGTCTTCCAGAGCACACATCAAATACAGCATCCGTGCTGCCTTTCAGGTAAGAGACTCTCACCTCTCGTGGTCAGCTCAGTCGAAATAAAGCAAGATACTGAGGGGCCGGTCGGGTTTCATTATCATCTCCTTccacccttttctctctctcagacttTAAATCCCAGCTTGCTGTCATCAGAATCCAGTCTTGCCTCCACTCCTCCTGCAGCTGAGAGGTCAGAGGGCAGTGAGCTCAAAGGTCAGGGAAAGCCTGAGGCCGGGAGGCCGGACCACTGTTTCCTCCTCAAACGGAAACGAAGGAGCACAGAGGAGGatgtggaggagggaggacaaGAGAGGAGCGACGATCGCAAGAGATCCAGATCCGGTGAGCTTTTTGAGTTTgtgcacaaacatgcatgtgcGCTCTCTCCATTAGCAGCATTTGTGTCTTATATATTGTCCGATATTCTCTCCATCCAGAGCCAGCAGTGGTGTCCGATTCATTGAGCTCTGCGGTCGGTGATGTCCTGGACCCGACAGATCTGGAGTGTTCTCTTTGTATGAGGTGCGATTTGCTTTACAGCTTGATTCAGAACTAAAACTGTATTAGCAGGCGTACAACATGCAATAAATCAATAAGCAGTTGTGTAATGTGTGCTAAACCACAACTCACAGTTATATAGCCTCTAATGAAATTAAGTAATATACAGTTGCTTTTTGGACATTCTGTAGATATATAGAAAATACAGCCTgtaagagggggaaaaaaactttgTCTTGACTAGTGTTGGGCCAGACTACACCAAGAGACAACCTGTactttgaccaaaaaaaactaaaggtCTTATTACTGGCTTTTACCAAAGCTTTCAACCATATATGGAAATCATCTTCAGCTGGTGAGGTCTGCTCAATTTTCATGTTGTGGCCTAAGTGTGGAACTTCGGGATTGTAACAATCCCGTAACAGTGCTTATGGGATTGTAACCATTGTTTCTGTCCAGTGATGGTATTTGGCTCTGGAAAAAACTAGCAAGTGGACCCTGagttaagatttatttttgccAAACTACTTTTTCCAAAAAGAAGATCATACAAAGTTTGTGTTTCTCCTGGTCGTGAAAACTTAActgtgaagataaaaaaagtacagtacaaaACCAGGTTTGTTTATTGGCAGTTGAGTTTAGTGTATCTTGCGCTCCTACGTCACCGCTTTAacaaagtgtgtctgtgtgtttcccacCCAGGCTGTTCTATGAGCCAGTGACAACACCGTGTGGTCACACCTTCTGTCTTCAGTGTCTGGAGAGATGTCTGGACCACAACCCAAAGTGTCCACTCTGTAAAGAAGAGCTGTCTGAGGTACGAGGTGTAATACTCACCCAGAGCGTTACAACAAACATCATTCGGTGTGATCGAAGCTCAGTCATTGATCCAGACTTCTCTGGATCGATGAGTACAGAGTAACGATACAATTAAAAATCATGACTGCGTGAAGCGTTTTTATGTAAGGTAACATGACGCCAGTGATCGCTTCGGAGCTATGAAataaagttactgaacaaatgtaactgataaataacaaatgttatAATGACATTGGTGCAGAAACTGTGTTTAACTTGTATCGGTTATGTCAAGCCGATACTCGACTGATTAATGAGGTCACTATTGGCGCCGATACAGCGTATCCGATTGGTGCATCCCTCTGCATCTCGAGCTGGCCTTAACATGGCTGTCATTGAAAACTGTTTGAGTCAAACTCCGTATTTCAATCCTTCTGCTACTATTAACATATTTCTAACAATATCTCTCCTCTCCAGTACCTGGTCCAGAGGCAGTACTGTAAGACAGTGATAATGGAGAACCTGATATCTAAGTATCTTCCTTCTGAGCTCAcggaaagacagaaaatccaCCAGGAGGAGATGGCGGAGCTCTCCAAGTGAGTTTGTGTCCCTTTCCGCTCTTCTCCGCTGTCTTACTATCAGGCCTTACTTACGCTTTGCtctattttgtctattttttctcATCAAATCTGTTCCCCTAAATTATGGCTTGCGTCCGACATAACCACTCTCTATGTGAATATCCTCTTATGTTGTTTGACCTACTGACCTGcaacacataacacacatgTCTGACACACTGACCTCTGAGCGTACGTCAAGTCAGGCATCAGGTATCACTTCCCTGGAGGCCGAGGCAAACTTGTGTCTCCAGTGAATAATGGCTCTTAAAATGGAGCAGAACTGATTCACTCTCATAGACATTTTGCCTTCAGTTCAGTTGTGATTAGTGATGCAGGTGGAGCTAACCCAGTTGTTTTTGAATTATAGGTGTTAACGTTCCCATTTCTCATTCATGTTAGAATGTTATATTTCCTTGAACTATGCTGTTCACTACATTAAACACATTCTTCTTTATGATCTCTTCCTCTCTTAAGTCTTAACAAGAATGTGCCTATATTCGTGTGCACCATGGCCTTCCCCACTGTGCCGTGTCCTCTCCATATCTTCGAGCCCTGCTACAGACTGATGATTCGCCGATGCATGGAGACAGGAACCAACTGCTTTGGCATGTGTCTGGCAGACAACCTCAAGGGGTCAGTGCTAGGATAGTGAATGCATGTGCTCGGTTATGTGTTTAATAATGCGAGTGTTAGAGTATATATGTCCAGGAAGTGTAATATTGTGCCTCTTGTCTCCAGGTTTGTGAACTACGGTTGCCTGTTGGAGATCCGTGACGTGAAGTTCTTCTCAGACGGGCGTTCAGTGGTGGACACCATCGGCAGACGGAGATTTAAAGTCATTCAGCACAGGGAGAGGGATGGATACAATACAGCTGATATAGAGTACCTGGAGGATGTTAAGGTATGAGGGTGTGGAGGTTgtgggtggagagagagaaagtggaaagAGAGGACAGCAGGGAGGACTGGGCAGCAAGGGAGCTTAAGAGGAGCTGGGAGACGTGGTAGAGTTAGCCAGAGAGGAATGGTGTCACCGGGGAAAAGAGAATTACCAGAAGCTGTTTTTAactcaaaagtgtgtgtgtgtttgtgtgcgtgtgtaggtGGAGGGCGTAGCAGAGCGTGAGCTGCAGTCTCTGCACGATGCTGTGTATGACCAGGCCCTGGTGTGGGTCAACTCCCTGAAGGCTGAGCAGAAGGAACGCATTGAGGGACACTTTGGACCCATGCCTGAGAAAGACTTGGAACTCCAggtacaatacacacacacacacacacacacacacacacacacacacacacacacacacacacacagaatctaCAAAGTCACTTTTTTTGCTCTTATGAGAATAAGACtttaaagacctttttaaagttatttcCACTTCATTTTGTCTTCAAACCCCTCCTACACACTGTCTTACTGTGTCTGTCTCCTCTCAGGCCTGTCCTAACGGTCCATCATGGTGTTGGTGGCTGTTAGCCGTTCTTCCGTTAGAGGGCCGAGCCCAGCTGCCGTTCCTGGCCCTCACCTCTCTGAAAGATCGCCTCAGCGGTATTCGCAAGGTGCTGCTTTTCATGGCCCACAGCAGGCATCGGTGACACACTCTCCACAAGCATTCACCCACCTGGGAAATGCAGTAACCACCTTCCTTGCACACCCCTCGCCCCAAAGCAGCAGTTGACCTGTTGTTCCTCCTTTTGATGCACAAAGAACTGACATTAAATATTGTTGCACCCTTCCTGTTGTAACGCCGTCCGTTTCAGAAGGCAGCGCTTGATTTCATCTACACATCAACAGCAAACAAAGTTAATATACatctgaataaatatatatcttCCAAAACCAACCATGCAGACCTGCAGACTTAAGCTACAGTCTGACAGGAGGGGAAGTGTCTACATTTGGGTTTCAACAGAATCACTAGCTTCCATTTGATGTCATTGTAATAGTGTTAATGCAAACAAGCTAAGTATATGTTTTTGTCTAACATCTCTATGTGTGCAGCAACAAGCTGTTGTGCTGAAATGTCTTCATCTGTCCATGCTCCACTGTTGCCTTTCTGGCCCTCCTCCATTTTTGTAgttctctgctcttcctcttgcATTCATGACAAGTGTGGAATGACACcaccaaaaagacaaaacaaaaatgacaaaaaaaagtgtgagtAATCTGAATGCATCCTTGCATTCTCAAATCGTAGAGTAATTTCTCCTCCAAAAAAAACGAGCTCTCTGTCTGGACGTAGCTTTAAAGCAGAGATGAAGCAAATTCCCCAGTTCAGAATCCTACCTAGTGCAAGTGGCAACTGCCATTAATTCAACCAATCAGGGTCCCCATCCTGtatgtctttaaatgtacatgtaaattCTGCAAGAGACCAAACTATGAATTTACTTTCTTGTGTAAATGCACTCACTACAGTTGAGggtataatgataataataccGATTAGATATGATTGATTAGATATGATTGATTGCAGTGATTGAAACTTTCATCTGGGAAAATTTACAGataaatctgtgtgtttactgttttactttaaCAATAATTATTCTGTCTTCCTCCTTTCCCTTTATTCcttacatttctctctctcatccatgTGAATAACAGCGGACTGAACCTTTACATTGGTGTGCTTTAAGGCTCGTGTTCTTGTGTTTAAGtcatccatttttaaaagatttgttggatttttattttccattatttatttttatcattatttatgCATGCAGTgacattgtttacatttcacagaGACAGATGCTGAGGTACTCAGTTTGcgaaagcttttttttttttttaacttaacatCTGACCCCAAACATCTGCAATAATTACCTACTAACTCTGGGGAAAAAGCCGAAAGGTTTAAAGATCACTCACAAAAACACCATTTGCACAAAAACACCATTTGCACAatcaagaaaaactgaagaatCTCTGGAAACTTGGGTTGATGGCAGACCTCCTCCCTATTTTTAGATCACCGGAGACCCAATTCTCTATAGTATTTATATTAGCCTGTCATCATCCGAGCTATGGTGACTTAAACATATTTGGATTCCCCCGCTGTCAGCAGCCTCTCTGTGGCTGAGATATTTGTAAAGCATGCAGTGCAGCAAGAAGTCCTAACAAAGATCTGGATTTCTGATACCATTATCTCCTAAGtgtatttattcagtatttattcTGACTTATTTTTGCACTTCCACTTTAAGTAAGGGAAAGAAACAGAGCAGTCAGGCTTCAGTATATTTATTTCCTCCATGGCAGGAGTCAGAATGCTTAAGTAGTTGGATTACCACAGAATAAAGTTAAATCTTCTGATGGTTAAACTGGTCCCTAAGTGCACACCTATTTGCAGCTCCTAAAGCATGACTGCTAAACATCGCCGTTCATTTGAGTGTGACTGATGCTATGCTATTAGTAAAGGATAGTGCCTTTCTatccacagaaaaacatggcGTGGAACTATTTAATGTGTAAATGATCTAAATACCAGGTTCATTTTAAGCTTCATTTTACCCCTTAAATGGAAACTTGGTCattcaaaacataattttcaaagaaaggaaataacTATGTATGGAACGGAAACAAAGGAAACATATTTTTAAGAATACccacaaacatatttttagaaaaatatgttGTCTAAAAAATATTGAGGCCTTGATGATGTCTGTGACATGACTGTTTTTACATGGCAAAAGCTTCATATCCCTGAAAAATGCAGGAGATTATTGAGCTTAGCCTtcaaaatcttttattttatatagaTGTGTTAGATTTTACATGTTTCTATGTCAATCAGgttctttgtattttataatttcctTCACTCTCTGGTGTACTTGTCTCTCCTCATTTCATGTGTAATACTACAGGGAGTGTCATGTCAAATTGtccacattttttattttgttttgaaagggcCAAAGCCATgccatgctgaaaaaaaaagaggactgATAAAGTGTAATAC from the Xiphias gladius isolate SHS-SW01 ecotype Sanya breed wild chromosome 23, ASM1685928v1, whole genome shotgun sequence genome contains:
- the LOC120785394 gene encoding LOW QUALITY PROTEIN: LON peptidase N-terminal domain and RING finger protein 3-like (The sequence of the model RefSeq protein was modified relative to this genomic sequence to represent the inferred CDS: inserted 2 bases in 1 codon), producing MLLTAERVDFRQPAGYXGTEGESMLQLAAEAFQSKNFDLAADIYECQLAGLGDPESRQELMVKRADALAFGGKFAEAFDVYRQASEVGRLRPVHLANLIEYLSGSIRRQDGADSQGSSPRTGGETEGGAAAAAAGHGVDAAGRGYADFSCRICLSFLFEPVTLPCGHCFCKKCLERERKEKGRPVMCKECRASSRVADVQSYRVNVVLSSLLAKWFPSLHQAGRLRREGNGLYAEKRMEAALEKYNQAILIAPMDHILFSNRSQIHSSLKHYEKALRDAEMACRLEPHWSKGHVRKAQALVSLGRTEEALKEYLVCLSMERDCRLAKTETHKLLSHLLAPVTDQVPEHISDHSSILSSRAHIKYSIRAAFQTLNPSLLSSESSLASTPPAAERSEGSELKGQGKPEAGRPDHCFLLKRKRRSTEEDVEEGGQERSDDRKRSRSEPAVVSDSLSSAVGDVLDPTDLECSLCMRLFYEPVTTPCGHTFCLQCLERCLDHNPKCPLCKEELSEYLVQRQYCKTVIMENLISKYLPSELTERQKIHQEEMAELSNLNKNVPIFVCTMAFPTVPCPLHIFEPCYRLMIRRCMETGTNCFGMCLADNLKGFVNYGCLLEIRDVKFFSDGRSVVDTIGRRRFKVIQHRERDGYNTADIEYLEDVKVEGVAERELQSLHDAVYDQALVWVNSLKAEQKERIEGHFGPMPEKDLELQACPNGPSWCWWLLAVLPLEGRAQLPFLALTSLKDRLSGIRKVLLFMAHSRHR